Genomic window (Drosophila sulfurigaster albostrigata strain 15112-1811.04 chromosome 2R, ASM2355843v2, whole genome shotgun sequence):
TCACTtcttcatttcgtttcgtttctttaACTGTTTTAGGCACTGTTTCCACAACTCTAGGAGTGCGCTCAACCTTTTTAGTAGGCTTCTCTCGGGTTTTCTGTTTACtttctatgtttttttgtttgacatCCTTTGACTTGGCTTTCGGcaacttttcctttttatcTGTGGGTGTTTTCGcaatttcctttattttttccACTTTTACATTGCCTGCCACTGTTGTAATTAAATCCTTTTTTGAATCCATTTCAGCGTCTATAGCCTCTACAGGTTTATTTTGTTCCAACCATTCTTGACGCTTCCGCGACTGTGATTTCAGTTCTTTGAGCTCTTTGCGCTTGCGTCGCTTTTCCTCGGTGCGGTCCAACTTAATACGCCGCTTACTTGTCTCCAATATTTCTTCACGCCATTTGGCATTAGCATCCGTACTCAGACTCAAGCTCTTTTGGAATTTATCAACCAAAGTCAGCATCATTTTATTCAGTCCCAacatggcaatggcaacttCTTCTGGCGTTGCGCGACCATTTGTTAAAACCGCTTTGAGTTGCTTGGAATCCTTCAATAGGAGCGCACGCATTATATCTACAACTTTAAGGGACTTCAGCTGTGCCatatattcaacatttttgcgAAGACGCTCCTTGTGGACATCGCTGTCCGGTTGTTTCTCCAGTGCATCTTTCAATTTGCGCAATTTCTGCACCACCTTTGCAATAGATTGAGCACGTGCTTTGTGTATGACTTTCTTGTTGGAAATGACCTGTGGGAAGAAggtgatttattttttgttctttattttttcatatttaacttaccaaattattaaattccaatttattCAACATTGTTGTATTTTGGAATTAGCACGCTTTACAGCGTTACCGTAAATTGGATTTTAAAATATCGCAAACTCCGTATGTACCAAAATATTACTTTCGTCGCTAACTTGGTCTCACTCTATTATACAGGGTGCCTTCtatcttattttttatataaattgtttgtttgggtCGGGTGGTaacttaaaacatttaaaaaaattgtttgtcagatctacaaaatattcattcaaatgtttttttctaaaaattacattaaaattagCCATCACCAAGATTGGTCACTCTGATAGCTTAACCAGTTGATTTGCTCTCGATTTCGattgtattttgatttcagcTCAGCAACAGTGCTGAAAAATTGCCGCTGACACCCGAGATTAACCAATACTTATAAATACGGCAATGTAAAAAATTCTttatacaaaagaaaacataataaacgcgtaaattaatataacacaaatattattgcaaGTGTAATTGCTTGAAAACGCAATAGTGCTAGTTTGTGCATAAGTTAATAGTTAGATTCGTGTTAAGTTTATATTGACGTAAGAAGGAAGAAAAAACAAGGAGGAGCCACAATTGAAGCGACAGTAACAAAGAAGGTCCGGcagcagacacacatacatacaaacgtacATTCATGCATACGCACTTACGCATACATGTACATAGATAAGACTGCACTCCAAATTACATGTCAGCAAAAAATTGCAATCTTAAAATTATGTGCAAATAACGAAAGTGTTGCAAGTGAATCTGCAATTACAATAATGtgattaaatgaataatagcTGCTGCAGCATAAAGGGCACATGCAACGCTTGCTTGAGTCATTgtcatctctttctctcggcTTGtatgcgcgtgtgtgtgtgcaaataatGAAGAATTAtaactctgtgtgtgtgagcggcaaagaaaaatatttaaggcAGAGCCAAAGTGATTGTCTGACTCACATTAATTTATGCCACCTAATTAcgaacttaatttatttcaatcatttttaattaataaaaatgtatgtatattttgcttcatttgcagtcgcagttgcagctCTTCATACATATTGTTGAGTAGGGCGAGGAACACGCACACCAATACAAACTCAACTCACGcaaccacacacaaaacacatacacaacaacacCTACACCCTCAACACATATACATAGACTGACTGCAGTTGTAAACATcgaaaaagaagaacaaaaaaataccactAAGACAACCAAATGACGGAATACAagctagttgttgttggtgccgGCGGCGTTGGCAAATCGGCGCTAACCATACAACTGATCCAAAATCATTTTGTCGATGAATATGATCCCACAATCGAAGACTCATATCGAAAACAAGTTGTTATCGGTAAGTGCTTCTCCACCATGTATGTATATCGGTCACAATTgttgcatttgaaatattttttgtcaGATGGCGAAACCTGCTTGTTGGACATTTTAGACACTGCGGGCCAAGAAGAGTATTCCGCCATGCGTGATCAGTATATGCGCACTGGCGAAGGATTTCTACTTGTGTTCGCGGTAAATAGTGCAAAATCCTTTGAGGACATTGGCACATATCGCGAGCAAATTAAGCGGGTCAAAGATGCCGAGGAAGTGCCCATGGTGCTGGTGGGAAACAAATGTGATCTGCCTTCGTGGAACGTGCAGAACGAGCAAGCAAGAGAAGTACGAGAGaggcaatttatttaatttgaaattcaaattaattaaattttgtatatttgcaaGGTGGCCAAGCAATATGGCATTCCATACATTGAAACATCGGCCAAGACGCGTATGGGCGTCGATGATGCATTTTACACATTGGTACGCGAGATACGCAAGGATAAGGACAACAAGGGCCGAAAAGGACGCAAAACGAATAAGCCAAATCGTAGATTTAAATGTGAGGTGCTCTAAGTTGGATTCGcattcgttttcttttctttcgtCATTATCGCCTGTCCTGTCTGCaacagtgtgtgtgcgtgtgtggtgTGAGTGTGCCCATGTTTGGAAAACAACAGCTCCAAAATGcaatagtttatatatatttcatttatggtatttttgcaTTACTTTAGTTTACGAACATATATCCACATACATtcacccacgcacacacacatacactcacacagtaaacccacacacgcacacgcctacgcacacacatatttgcGTGTGCGATTGgtgcaattgttgttgaaagGAGGAagaacaaaattgaaattaatttaagcaaCTACTAAAGTTTTTATCAAGTATGTCAAATAATTTTTCGTGCAGTATGTGTGTCGTCGTTTCAAGTGCTAAGTATGTGACCCCCCAATCCCACAATTTaagattattaattaattatacatttaccgtatatatttgtataaaaataactacGAAATACTGTATTTGTAACTGCCTTGTTTAAGCTAATCGCTTTTGCTGCGATGGCGCATTTGGTAGCCATAACCATTTGTTTTCAGTGAGCACGATAAACATAACGATAACATATTGAATAATACGagatttatatttgtatgtaaattattggttttccatattttttgAGGAGCTCAAGTAAATCTCCCAATGATGATTTTCCTTTTTACTCAAAGTCGAACtcaaacataaacatacacgcacaacacaaacaaaaattccattgaaaatttccaaaacaaaaacgaaaacaattgcaaattttaaaaagtaacGAGAAGCTCACTGTCtaattcttatattttttgtggtgctaaaaaaaaacaatgaaaaccaataataaatagcacaaaatattgtatgaattattttaaacgaATCaacaattttagtttttctacTTATGCATATGTAAAACTAGCTTATGCGAGACTTTTACTCCCGtattcaaaaacaaatcaaaattatgtctattaatatgtattattatcgCAACGACTTTAAGCACTCACCACATACCCAAATAAAtgtatcaatatcaatttatgATTAACACTTTTCGCATAAGCTAgatatacataatacatatgtagtagAAGTTGCTGCAGTACAACACAGAATCAGAAGCAGAAACATGAAGCAGCCAATTCATATACAACATACACATATAGTTTGCTCTAAGcttttttatacatacaacataatatttaattttttgtattaatttttgccatacaaaaagaaaaataaatcaattgtgTGTACTATTTAAACCCAACAATGACTTGGTACGGgcaattgttataaatttttgaTGAATATGCGGACTCTTCTAAAAGTTTCATATAGTTTACTTATTCTCATTATCTTGCTTTGCACTGGTAAgattaaaaaattgcatttaatgtttttcAGTATGATTGagatttaaattaacaaaatgaaaaaacatatacatataaaactaaatatatggTTTATTAAGGAAATAACATTTGAGCATTCATGGAATACccttaacattttttcaaccTCATAAGTTTACAGACCCACATGTGcactatgtttttttttgtacattgcAGCCCTGGAAATACAGTTTGTTGATGCTATACTCCTACTCAAAcagttttgaaatatattattttaatgccgCTCCGGAggttaataaaaattaatataataagcTTTACACAAAACCCTTAAACgtttatttctataaaatagGTTTCTATTTGGAATAACTTCTAGTCACAGTTGAGAACGCGCGGAATTTTGCGGTAATTTTTTAggtatttagtatatcttcCTCTGTTGGTCACACTAAGTGTGAGCCTGTCGAATAAATTTTCTCTGAAGTCGTTTCGGCGTTGcctgtttttttattgattgctAAAAGTGGTGAAGAtctaaattgtatttaattgcataataaatataaaaaaaccgCATCTTGGCACTATATTTGCTGTACTGTGTGAGTATAAAACGTCCAATATTCTTAGCCGGCCTCCAAGAATTTTTGCGCATCAAATGCGGGCGACGCCGACAGTcgccatcttttttttttgcaatgaCGCTTTGCAGGAGAACTGAGCATTGCTGgcgaagaaaaaaattattgataaACTTGTTCGATTTTTATAGGAGATCGAACACAATGAACATGGATGCTAATGCCGTCGAGAATCGTGAAAAAGGAGCGCGATCGTCGTGGACGCGGCGCACGCGGATCACGTTTCTCAGACGCCGatggcaacaatggcaacgcAGGCGGTGGCGGAGCAGGAGGCAGCGGCGGGCAGAACATAGGACGCGACAGAAGTCGCGAAAGGCGCAATTGCCGAGTGTACATTTCAAACATTCCATACGATTATCGCTGGCAAGATCTGAAGGATCTGTTTCGTCGTATTGTCGGCTCTATTGAGTATGTGCAATTGTTTCACGACGAGAGCGGTAAGGCGCGAGGTTGTGGCATTGTCGAGTTCAAGGATCCCGAGAATGTGCAAAAGGCCATGGAGAAGATGAATCGTTACGAGCTGAATGGCCGTGAGCTGGTCGTTAAGGAGGATCATGGCGAACAGCGTGATCAATATGGTCGCATTGTGCGTGATGGAGCCGGCGGTGGTGGCGGAGGaggtggtggtggcggcggtggcaacaacggtggtggaggcggcggcggtggaCGTGATCATATGGACGATCGGGATCGTGGTTTCTCACGCCGTGACGATGACAGAATGTAAGCattatgatatttatttatttccccCAAAACGTAACACAGATTTCTCAAATACGCTAAGCTCTCTAGGCGAGGTAATGTTTTTTCTGGTTCCAAAACCGACTCGGCGTTATACATATTATGTCAAAATTGTTAAGGATAACGTTagttactttactttttaattcAAACACATCTCTCTGGGACGCGTTCTTCTTTGTGCTGATTGATGATGATAACTTTACTTCGCAGTAAAAATACAGGTCGCATCAAAAGGGTTCCGTAATCATCTCGTAATCGTTGCTGCAGCATTTCATATTTAGTTTTACAACGTTGTCGGCATTACGATTCCTGCAAATTTTACGCAGTTCTTCAAT
Coding sequences:
- the LOC133839089 gene encoding uncharacterized protein LOC133839089, yielding MLNKLEFNNLVISNKKVIHKARAQSIAKVVQKLRKLKDALEKQPDSDVHKERLRKNVEYMAQLKSLKVVDIMRALLLKDSKQLKAVLTNGRATPEEVAIAMLGLNKMMLTLVDKFQKSLSLSTDANAKWREEILETSKRRIKLDRTEEKRRKRKELKELKSQSRKRQEWLEQNKPVEAIDAEMDSKKDLITTVAGNVKVEKIKEIAKTPTDKKEKLPKAKSKDVKQKNIESKQKTREKPTKKVERTPRVVETVPKTVKETKRNEEVKLAKADQPNKKRKKEEKERPTHVEDPFFITESGKPYLSTAVVLSDENETEDEDKEEQLPRREYKKPLNKWSENSAPRDNNRHPSWLAKEKLKPIITGFKGKKTTFDDDGGTKQTIPAVLPVVAATPESAEAGMHPSWIAKQKLKPKIAAFTGTKIKFDD
- the LOC133839092 gene encoding ras-like protein 1 produces the protein MTEYKLVVVGAGGVGKSALTIQLIQNHFVDEYDPTIEDSYRKQVVIDGETCLLDILDTAGQEEYSAMRDQYMRTGEGFLLVFAVNSAKSFEDIGTYREQIKRVKDAEEVPMVLVGNKCDLPSWNVQNEQAREVAKQYGIPYIETSAKTRMGVDDAFYTLVREIRKDKDNKGRKGRKTNKPNRRFKCEVL